In one window of Synchiropus splendidus isolate RoL2022-P1 chromosome 15, RoL_Sspl_1.0, whole genome shotgun sequence DNA:
- the prpf39 gene encoding pre-mRNA-processing factor 39 isoform X1, which produces MEDTADSHIPEEPVIGMLNTDSPAMESNGDASLPADWSDHVASEPITNASQEASEKQLGSVEKAVENFQIAVAQLPEEEQPPPPPLPSEPPCAPENQPLDFHNNQAMAIQPEDSSQATEDGMDIEDASKETVQEIAPPPEPPLPMEFERLFKGCQENMEDFNGWVYLLQYVEQENMLEPVRKSFDLFFERYPYCYGYWKKYADIERKHGNIHVAEEVYRRGLQAIPLSVDLWLHYMTFIKENSDTTDPETEGRIRAAYEHAVLAAGTDFRSDRLWESFIAWELEQQKLANVTAIYDRILGIPTQLYSQHFQKFKEHVQTNNPKHFLSEEEFVQLRLELSKATLASMARETDETPAPPEDLPPGTEDLPDPAKRVTEIENMRHKVIENRQEVFNHNEHEVSKRWAFEEGIKRPYFHVKSLERTQLNNWKEYLDFEIENGTPERVVVLFERCLIACALYEEFWIKYAKYLESYSTDGVRHIFKKACTIHLHRKPIIHLQWAAFEEQQGYPDEARRILKTVEDMIPSLAMVRLRRVNLERRQGNLEEAEALLREAMENSRNTIESSFYAVKLARMLLKVQRSLSKAKKVLLDAIDNDETSSRLYLNLLDLEFNGDIAQNEAEILVIFDRALKSQMPLESRLLFAQRKVEFMEDFGTDVNVLVAAYQEHQKLQRESDALKQKAENGYDSSGEPDAKRQRTDDAAAAAAAAAATAMTDMQANNAAYNYNWYQQYGAWGQNSWGQYGQYAQYNQYYPPPPT; this is translated from the exons CGGACAGTCACATCCCAGAAGAACCAGTTATTGGAATGCTCAACACTGACTCCCCTGCCATGGAAAGCAACGGGGATGCCTCCCTGCCGGCTGACTGGTCTGATCACGTCGCTTCAGAACCGATCACCAATGCGtcccaggaagcttcagagaaaCAGCTGGGCTCGGTAGAAAAGGCAGTGGAAAACTTTCAGATCGCTGTCGCTCAACTTCCAGAAGAAGAGCAGCCACCTCCCCCCCCACTGCCTTCTGAGCCACCATGCGCCCCAGAAAACCAGCCCCTTGATTTTCACAATAACCAAGCTATGGCTATACAGCCAGAAG attcaTCTCAGGCCACTGAAGATGGCATGGATATTGAAGATGCATCCAAAGAAACAGTACAAGAAATTGCTCCCCCACCAGAGCCACCTCTACCCATGGAATTCGAAAGGCTGTTTAAAGGCTGCCAGGAGAACATGGAAGACTTCAATGGTTGGGTCTACCTTCTGCAGTATGTGGAACAAGAG AATATGCTTGAACCTGTGAGAAAGTCCTTCGACTTAttttttgaacgttatccatACTGCTATGGCTACTGGAAGAAGTATGCAGACATTGAGAGGAAACACGGAAACATACATGTTGCAGAGGAG GTTTACAGAAGAGGCTTGCAGGCCATCCCTCTCAGTGTGGACTTGTGGCTGCATTACATGACTTTCATCAAAGAAAACTCAGACACAACTGACCCTGAGACAGAAGGACGCATCAGAGC tGCGTATGAACATGCAGTGCTTGCGGCTGGTACAGACTTTCGCTCGGATCGTCTGTGGGAGTCCTTTATCGCCTGGGAATTGGAGCAACAGAAGTTGGCTAACGTCACTGCCATTTATGATCGGATCTTAGGAATCCCCACTCAGCTATATTCCCAGCACTTCCAGAA GTTCAAAGAACACGTGCAAACCAACAACCCGAAACACTTCTTGTCAGAAGAGGAGTTTGTACAGCTAAGGTTGGAACTTTCTAAAGCTACTTTGGCATCCATGGCCAGGGAAACTGACGAGACACCTGCTCCTCCAGAGGATTTGCCCCCCGGAACAGAGGACCTACCTGACCCGGCAAAG AGGGTGACAGAGATCGAGAACATGCGGCACAAGGTGATCGAAAATCGACAGGAGGTGTTCAATCACAATGAGCATGAAGTCAGCAAGCGTTGGGCCTTTGAAGAAGGG ATTAAGCGGCCGTACTTCCACGTCAAATCCCTTGAGAGAACCCAGCTGAACAACTGGAAGGAGTACCTGGACTTTGAGATAGAAAATGGCACCCCGGAGCGTGTGGTTGTTCTGTTTGAAAGATGTCTCATCGCTTGTGCGCTCTATGAAGAGTTCTGGATCAAG TATGCCAAATATCTCGAGAGCTACAGCACTGATGGTGTGAGACATATCTTCAAGAAGGCCTGCACGATTCACCTGCACAGGAAGCCAATTATCCACCTGCAGTGGGCTGCTTTTGAGGAGCAGCAGG GATACCCAGATGAAGCCCGTCGTATACTGAAGACCGTGGAAGACATGATTCCATCTCTGGCGATGGTTCGACTTCGGAGGGTCAACCTCGAGCGTCGCCAAGGGAACTTGGAGGAAGCGGAAGCACTACTGAGAGAAGCGATGGAAAACTCGAGGAATACTATCGAGTCATCCTTCTATGCTGTGAAACTTGCCAGGATGCTTCTGAAGGTTCAGAGAAGTTTAAGCAAAGCCAAAAAGGTGCTGCTCGACGCCATTGATAATGACGAG acaagTTCCCGGCTCTATCTGAATCTACTTGATTTGGAGTTCAATGGAGATATCGCGCAGAATGAGGCAGAGATCCTGGTCATCTTCGATCGAGCCCTGAAGAGCCAGATGCCCCTAGAGTCGCGTCTCCTCTTTGCGCAACGCAAAGTCGAGTTCATGGAAGACTTTGGCACCGACGTCAACGT GCTCGTGGCTGCTTACCAAGAACATCAGAAATTACAGAGGGAAAGCGATGCTTTGAAACAGAAGGCGGAGAACGGCTACGACAG CTCTGGGGAACCTGATGCTAAACGCCAGCGCAccgatgatgctgctgctgccgctgcagccGCTGCAGCCACCGCCATGACAGACATGCAGGCAAACAATGCTGCGTATAACTACAACTGGTACCAG CAATATGGGGCTTGGGGACAGAACTCCTGGGGACAGTACGGTCAATATGCCCAGTACAACCAGTACtaccctcctcctccaacatGA
- the prpf39 gene encoding pre-mRNA-processing factor 39 isoform X2: MLNTDSPAMESNGDASLPADWSDHVASEPITNASQEASEKQLGSVEKAVENFQIAVAQLPEEEQPPPPPLPSEPPCAPENQPLDFHNNQAMAIQPEDSSQATEDGMDIEDASKETVQEIAPPPEPPLPMEFERLFKGCQENMEDFNGWVYLLQYVEQENMLEPVRKSFDLFFERYPYCYGYWKKYADIERKHGNIHVAEEVYRRGLQAIPLSVDLWLHYMTFIKENSDTTDPETEGRIRAAYEHAVLAAGTDFRSDRLWESFIAWELEQQKLANVTAIYDRILGIPTQLYSQHFQKFKEHVQTNNPKHFLSEEEFVQLRLELSKATLASMARETDETPAPPEDLPPGTEDLPDPAKRVTEIENMRHKVIENRQEVFNHNEHEVSKRWAFEEGIKRPYFHVKSLERTQLNNWKEYLDFEIENGTPERVVVLFERCLIACALYEEFWIKYAKYLESYSTDGVRHIFKKACTIHLHRKPIIHLQWAAFEEQQGYPDEARRILKTVEDMIPSLAMVRLRRVNLERRQGNLEEAEALLREAMENSRNTIESSFYAVKLARMLLKVQRSLSKAKKVLLDAIDNDETSSRLYLNLLDLEFNGDIAQNEAEILVIFDRALKSQMPLESRLLFAQRKVEFMEDFGTDVNVLVAAYQEHQKLQRESDALKQKAENGYDSSGEPDAKRQRTDDAAAAAAAAAATAMTDMQANNAAYNYNWYQQYGAWGQNSWGQYGQYAQYNQYYPPPPT; encoded by the exons ATGCTCAACACTGACTCCCCTGCCATGGAAAGCAACGGGGATGCCTCCCTGCCGGCTGACTGGTCTGATCACGTCGCTTCAGAACCGATCACCAATGCGtcccaggaagcttcagagaaaCAGCTGGGCTCGGTAGAAAAGGCAGTGGAAAACTTTCAGATCGCTGTCGCTCAACTTCCAGAAGAAGAGCAGCCACCTCCCCCCCCACTGCCTTCTGAGCCACCATGCGCCCCAGAAAACCAGCCCCTTGATTTTCACAATAACCAAGCTATGGCTATACAGCCAGAAG attcaTCTCAGGCCACTGAAGATGGCATGGATATTGAAGATGCATCCAAAGAAACAGTACAAGAAATTGCTCCCCCACCAGAGCCACCTCTACCCATGGAATTCGAAAGGCTGTTTAAAGGCTGCCAGGAGAACATGGAAGACTTCAATGGTTGGGTCTACCTTCTGCAGTATGTGGAACAAGAG AATATGCTTGAACCTGTGAGAAAGTCCTTCGACTTAttttttgaacgttatccatACTGCTATGGCTACTGGAAGAAGTATGCAGACATTGAGAGGAAACACGGAAACATACATGTTGCAGAGGAG GTTTACAGAAGAGGCTTGCAGGCCATCCCTCTCAGTGTGGACTTGTGGCTGCATTACATGACTTTCATCAAAGAAAACTCAGACACAACTGACCCTGAGACAGAAGGACGCATCAGAGC tGCGTATGAACATGCAGTGCTTGCGGCTGGTACAGACTTTCGCTCGGATCGTCTGTGGGAGTCCTTTATCGCCTGGGAATTGGAGCAACAGAAGTTGGCTAACGTCACTGCCATTTATGATCGGATCTTAGGAATCCCCACTCAGCTATATTCCCAGCACTTCCAGAA GTTCAAAGAACACGTGCAAACCAACAACCCGAAACACTTCTTGTCAGAAGAGGAGTTTGTACAGCTAAGGTTGGAACTTTCTAAAGCTACTTTGGCATCCATGGCCAGGGAAACTGACGAGACACCTGCTCCTCCAGAGGATTTGCCCCCCGGAACAGAGGACCTACCTGACCCGGCAAAG AGGGTGACAGAGATCGAGAACATGCGGCACAAGGTGATCGAAAATCGACAGGAGGTGTTCAATCACAATGAGCATGAAGTCAGCAAGCGTTGGGCCTTTGAAGAAGGG ATTAAGCGGCCGTACTTCCACGTCAAATCCCTTGAGAGAACCCAGCTGAACAACTGGAAGGAGTACCTGGACTTTGAGATAGAAAATGGCACCCCGGAGCGTGTGGTTGTTCTGTTTGAAAGATGTCTCATCGCTTGTGCGCTCTATGAAGAGTTCTGGATCAAG TATGCCAAATATCTCGAGAGCTACAGCACTGATGGTGTGAGACATATCTTCAAGAAGGCCTGCACGATTCACCTGCACAGGAAGCCAATTATCCACCTGCAGTGGGCTGCTTTTGAGGAGCAGCAGG GATACCCAGATGAAGCCCGTCGTATACTGAAGACCGTGGAAGACATGATTCCATCTCTGGCGATGGTTCGACTTCGGAGGGTCAACCTCGAGCGTCGCCAAGGGAACTTGGAGGAAGCGGAAGCACTACTGAGAGAAGCGATGGAAAACTCGAGGAATACTATCGAGTCATCCTTCTATGCTGTGAAACTTGCCAGGATGCTTCTGAAGGTTCAGAGAAGTTTAAGCAAAGCCAAAAAGGTGCTGCTCGACGCCATTGATAATGACGAG acaagTTCCCGGCTCTATCTGAATCTACTTGATTTGGAGTTCAATGGAGATATCGCGCAGAATGAGGCAGAGATCCTGGTCATCTTCGATCGAGCCCTGAAGAGCCAGATGCCCCTAGAGTCGCGTCTCCTCTTTGCGCAACGCAAAGTCGAGTTCATGGAAGACTTTGGCACCGACGTCAACGT GCTCGTGGCTGCTTACCAAGAACATCAGAAATTACAGAGGGAAAGCGATGCTTTGAAACAGAAGGCGGAGAACGGCTACGACAG CTCTGGGGAACCTGATGCTAAACGCCAGCGCAccgatgatgctgctgctgccgctgcagccGCTGCAGCCACCGCCATGACAGACATGCAGGCAAACAATGCTGCGTATAACTACAACTGGTACCAG CAATATGGGGCTTGGGGACAGAACTCCTGGGGACAGTACGGTCAATATGCCCAGTACAACCAGTACtaccctcctcctccaacatGA
- the fkbp3 gene encoding peptidyl-prolyl cis-trans isomerase FKBP3, whose translation MAAEPVKEWSDEQLKSDDLPKKDIIKFIQDNAANSFLNEHKLLGNIKNVAKTAKKEQLIVAYNQLFESKRFKGSEPVEEVTEQVKNVQIDSQPKEVKAEVVDEGPPKFTKSVLKKGDKTNFPKKGDTVSCWYTGTLEDGTVFDTNIPAGARKKKQAKPLSFKVGMGRVIRGWDEGLLTMSKGETARLEIEPEWAYGKKGLPDSKIPPNAKLIFEVELVSVD comes from the exons ATGGCGGCCGAACCAGTAAAGGAGTGGAGCGATGAGCAGCTCAAAAGTGATGATTTGCCGAAAAAGGACATAATAAAATTCATTCAGGACAATGCTGCAAACTCG TTTCTCAATGAGCACAAGCTGTTAGGAAACATCAAAAATGTTGCCAAAACTGcaaagaaggagcagctgaTAGTCGCCTACAACCAGCTTTTTGAGAGCAAA AGGTTTAAAGGCTCCGAGCCAGTGGAGGAAGTGACTGAGCAAGTCAAAAATGTTCAAATCGATAGTCAACCCAAAGAGGTGAAGGCTGAAGTCGTGGACGAG GGTCCACCGAAATTCACCAAGTCTGTGCTGAAGAAAGGGGACAAGACTAACTTCCCAAAGAAAGGGGACACAGTGAGCTGCTGGTACACTGGCACTCTGGAGGATGGAACTGTCTTCGACACCAACATCCCCGCAG GTGCAAGAAAGAAGAAGCAAGCGAAACCACTCAGCTTCAAAGTTGGCATGGGTCGAGTCATCAGAGGA TGGGATGAGGGTCTTCTGACCATGAGTAAAGGTGAAACCGCCCGGCTGGAGATCGAACCAGAATGGGCCTATGGAAAGAAAGGCCTTCCTGATTCCAA AATCCCTCCAAACGCAAAGTTGATCTTTGAGGTCGAGCTGGTGTCTGTGGATTAA
- the faua gene encoding FAU ubiquitin like and ribosomal protein S30 fusion a, whose protein sequence is MQLFLRGQNTYTLEVTGQETVGDIKAHVQTLEGLLVEDQVLLLAGCPLEDESSLASCGVSEHCTLEVAGRLLGGKVHGSLARAGKVRGQTPKVDKQEKKKKKTGRAKRRIQYNRRFVNVVPTFGKKKGPNANS, encoded by the exons ATGCAGCTCTTCTTGCGTGGTCAGAACACTTACACCCTTGAGGTGACCGGACAGGAAACTGTCGGGGACATCAAG GCCCATGTCCAGACTCTGGAGGGTCTCTTGGTTGAGGATCAGGTCCTGCTGCTTGCTGGCTGCCCACTGGAGGATGAGTCCTCTCTGGCTTCCTGTGGCGTCTCTGAACACTGCACCTTGGAAGTAGCTGGAAGACTTCTGGGAG GTAAGGTCCACGGCTCCCTGGCTCGTGCCGGAAAGGTCAGAGGACAAACACCCAAG GTTGACAagcaggaaaagaagaagaagaagacaggcCGTGCCAAGCGTCGCATTCAGTACAACAGGCGCTTTGTCAATGTTGTGCCCACCTTCGGAAAGAAGAAGGGACCAAATGCCAACTCCTAA